The region TAGTaagggaaaaattatatattaataaaacgataattgtaatataataattttaatttgaaggtgtataattaatattatatcaTAATAATTGTATTTTCAATAAGTTAAATTTCTaactttatacaaaataaattaaaggaaacaaatgaatgatataataatagacgTAATTGTTACAAGAACAATAATTCTATCTCCTTTTGTGTATGGTATgtatatgtctacatttttatattcagtTCCATTcttcatatgtacattatatgtatttctaaAATCTTCTAATGCATCATGGTAATCCTGGTAAGTGCCATCTTCATGTTTCGTTATGTACGTTAAATAAGAATTTGAACATTTCAGAGaacatttatatttcttatatttttttggtttatTTGATGCTTTATATGCATCAAAAACCTTGTATGTGTAATTATTTCATCAAACTT is a window of Plasmodium cynomolgi strain B DNA, scaffold: 1323, whole genome shotgun sequence DNA encoding:
- a CDS encoding CYIR protein (putative;~vir-type antigen), whose protein sequence is MHKNRCRVGNKVFGSELPKLYDENCFDLLICKEHTEDVFDAYKASNKPKKYKKYKCSLKCSNSYLTYITKHEDGTYQDYHDALEDFRNTYNVHMKNGTEYKNVDIYIPYTKGDRIIVLVTITSIIISFICFL